Part of the Pecten maximus unplaced genomic scaffold, xPecMax1.1, whole genome shotgun sequence genome, TTCAATATCGCCAGACAATATTAGTTGCCACTGGATAAGcgaaaaaaagagagaaaacaGACAAGCAATGTCTACTAAAGAAACGATAATATTGTACGAGAACTTACCATGACAAAAATTGCGGATGGAATTGATTTGAGATCTAACAAATGACAAACAAATTAATAGAATCAGTAGTAATAACCCAACGCAAAGAGACTTGAGGATACTCAAATAGATGACATAGTTTGAGGACTGAACACAGTTGTTAAAGCTACCAATTCGAGCACGATATAGCGTTAGACTAACTGGCATTATGTAATGCCAAATAAGGTAATGTAAGAATCAGAACTGTGTGCAAGAACTGGTAGTTCAGCATATAATGAAATCAATGGCATAATAGGCAAGGCAGAAGGGGATCGAGAATAGaaagaaaacagaaaaagtATAAGTAAGGTAAGTAGGAAAGCAAACATCAAGGTAAATATGCTAAGGATGGAATCAGAGCGGACCAGggtatcaatacatttatatatttgtagagTGATACGATGTTTATCAGTGGAAATTATCGTTAAAGTATGGTATTGGTAAGTGTAGAAAAAGATTTGTGTAAGATGAACAAGAGCTCAATGCTAATTACATAATACAAGCTTCTGAATATTTAGATTATCATAAATGTAATCAAGTTAATGACATATTCGACATCTAAAGATACATGTAGAGTTGAAAACGGAAAGTTAGCAAATCAAATAAACATcccatttaaaacatttcatgaCTACATATTACACAACATACTTATCTGTGGATGTACAAAGCTCAAGTCAAACATAATGAAACGcgaaagaaaaaataaagtatttacatatgtacaccTTATTACTTTGACGTTTATCCTAATAGTTCCGATCAAATTAGGAAGATTAATATGAAATGTACCACACTGAAgaatattttatcatacatatatatctagttCTAAACAAAGATAAAAGCACTAGTATCGAAGGCTTGGTTACATTTTTGtgataaatttatgaatgaatCAGACGGTTTCATAAATGTTTCTATGAAATCACATAATGATATATGAGATAAGTATGTAGTGATAGTATTAAATTTCAGACGAATCATGATCAAAAGGATCACATAATGGAGTATTCTATTACAGTTTAAGATAACACTAGTAAAATGTGTAAGTTCAAAAATGACCAACACAATTATTATGAATAGACACACAATTTCAAATGTATAATTATGAGACCAAATATTGTTGCAGCGGTATAATGGTACCTCACGTTACATTAGATAATTTTCAATGAACACACCAATTGTATATTTCTGAATCAAGAAAAATAACCCAAACAAAACCCCATACAACTGCATTTTATGTGATTGGTATTAAATTGGGAGCAAGTATGTCATTATAACTTCCAGAAggataaaaaacaaaagcatATGCATCATACTTCAAAAACTAttgaaacaataattatattgaaattcaGGATAAAAGATAAACGGATAAGGTCAGGCGAGTTAGTCGTTGACTTCACCTTTGTAATATTTCACAAACTTATACAAGGGGTATCAGCCTTCAGGGATAATCAGGAATAATGATTAAACCATTATAGAAGTACGAATGGAATTTcattttgtaatacattttcGAATAAATGAAAGTTCCATATCTGGTGTTTATAATAACATAGCATTTTATATCAGTATGGTGAtagtattaaaatataaattacctCTTTCATACATAATTTGTCAATTAATAGAACAACCATCATTGCTTGAGATAAACACGTAGCTTACGATGTACTTGATCATTTCCAATGAATCATATATTAACTGATTGTTAGTAAAAaagtaaatgtacattttatatgtatcatatattaagGATTTCAAGTGAATGTAccatgattttaaaataaatgtacattttatatgtaacatatattgaGGATTTCAAGTGAAGATGATAATAAGAATGGAACGAACAAagtgaatatttttatatgatctGAGACACAACTTATTACGTCACAAACTAAGATTTGGTCAATTGGTGCAATGAAAGAGGGGCGAACAGTCCAGAATAATCCCTCTACCATTCTAACACCGATGTATTAACCGCAAGATTGACATAAGCCTTTACATAGGGTGATCATTTGGCATGTCAATGACATGACCAAATGGCACCAAGTCGTGCTCAGTTCGTATAGTGTGTAGTCTGGAAGACTTGTCCTTTACCAAAATCTTTCCATTTGTTGTCCATGTCTGAAGAATAGATTTAGTTCTGACAAGTCTCCTTGCCAGAAAGGCCAATTCGTCGCGATATCTAGTGAGATCTTCATTAACCGATATACCTTTGAATGATGATTCGTTACGAAAGTTTCGGCTGGATTTTAACAGTTTGAATTTGCTGTCAACAGACTTCAGCCTCATAATGATCTGCCGAGGCTTACCTCGGCCAGCTTTTCCAACTCTGTGTGAACGCTCAATATCATCTACGCTCAAATCAACACCACAGGAGGTAGCAGCATCAAGAACGGTAGAGGTGGTGTCTTCCCGCTCGTTTTCAGGAAAACCTGAAAATCGAACTAGTGTTCTCCGGCCATATTGTTCCAAATCATCTAGTTTTAGACGTAACTCGGCGTTTTCAGCTTCCAGGGAAGAAACACGATTAAATAGAGGAGCAATATGCTTGTCAACAATGTTACCGATATCTGGTAAAAGGATTTCACGAACAGCAATCGCAATGCGCTTGATATCGTTATTTGTTAGAGTGGACCCAGAGGGCTGTTGGTAATTCATCATTGGCACCATCTGCGGAGATTGAACCATTGGCACCATCTGTGGAGATTGGACCATTGTCTGGGACAGGAGCTGATTTGAGATCCCTGGATTTTGGCCAGTCTGAGAGTGATGAGGACTAGCGAAACCAGTATCAGTATCGGCCATAGTAGATGAGTAGTTAGTGATATACAGAGAGTCAGAATGGGGTTTGCTCTTTTTTGAAGATCTCGCTACTGGAGATGGAGTGGATGTTGAACTGAACGAGCGTACTCTTTTATTATTGTCTGGGTTCCGTCTACTATCCATACATGCAATGTGAGCAATTTAAGTGAATGAACCACCgcatgtaaacaaacaagtgtAGTAACAAAGTTCACTCAGGTATGCACGCACTCACAATTTACCTGTACGTGTCAAGTCTATAAATAGAACGAAGGTGAACACATGTATGGCACGGTAACTAACCGGTTGAGTGGTCactatatgtttatataacacacgTTAACATATCAACCAAGCTCAAATTCCATATAATCAGTCAATTTTTaacataatatttcaataacagTACCTCTTCATGGCAGTACATATCGAGTCATTCCAGCAACATGGCCCTGGTGATTCCAGAAAGTGCAGAAAACTACATGGTATTGGAGAGCATAAACAAAGCGTGTTCTCCCACTCGCATACCGGAAGTCTATATGTCAAGTGTTGGTTAACATTTAACTCGTGACAAACTGTTAGTTTACAATGAACTCGTGACAAAtggtgttggttaacagttaactcatgataaatagtgttggttaacagttaactaatgacaaatagtgttggttaacagttaactcagagcaaatagtgttggttaactgTTAACTCATGATAAATAGTaatggttaacagttaactcatgataaatagtgttggttaacagttaactcgtgacaaactGTTAGTTTACAATAaacacgtgacaaatagtgtttgTTGACAGCTAActcatgacaaatagtgttggttaacagttaacacaTGATAagtagtgttggttaacagttaactcatgacAAACTCTTAGTTTACAATAAACTCCTGACAAATGGTGTtggttaactcgtgacaaatagtgttggttaacggtgacaaatagtgttgatTAACAGTTAAATCGtgataaatagtgttggttaacagattactcgggacaaatagtgttggttaacagttaacacgtgacaaatagtgttggttaacagttaacacgtgacaaatagtgttggttaacagattactcaggacaaatagtgttggttaacataTTACTCGTGACAAATGGTGTTGGTAAAAAGTTAACTTATGATagatagtgttggttaacagttaattCAGGACAAATAGTGtaggttaacagttaactcgtgacaaatagtgtagGTTTACAGTTAACTCGTTACAAACAGTgtttgttaacagttaactcgtgacaaatagtgttggttaacagttaactcatgacaaatagtgttggttaacagttaactcatgacaaatagtgtaggtt contains:
- the LOC117320397 gene encoding uncharacterized protein LOC117320397, yielding MDSRRNPDNNKRVRSFSSTSTPSPVARSSKKSKPHSDSLYITNYSSTMADTDTGFASPHHSQTGQNPGISNQLLSQTMVQSPQMVPMVQSPQMVPMMNYQQPSGSTLTNNDIKRIAIAVREILLPDIGNIVDKHIAPLFNRVSSLEAENAELRLKLDDLEQYGRRTLVRFSGFPENEREDTTSTVLDAATSCGVDLSVDDIERSHRVGKAGRGKPRQIIMRLKSVDSKFKLLKSSRNFRNESSFKGISVNEDLTRYRDELAFLARRLVRTKSILQTWTTNGKILVKDKSSRLHTIRTEHDLVPFGHVIDMPNDHPM